In one Thermodesulfobium acidiphilum genomic region, the following are encoded:
- the dxs gene encoding 1-deoxy-D-xylulose-5-phosphate synthase: MEILNNLKDPKDVSKLNIDEKLKLAKEIRKTIIKTVSKNGGHLSSNLGVVELTIALLSKLDLSKDFVIFDVGHQIYPYKLLTNRFDKFSTLRQFNGISGFPKREESPYDFFGTGHAGTSISAALGACIGKGLLNKEGRVVAIIGDGAMTCGMALEAFNYLGHTKSDLTVILNHNEMSISPNVGALARTLLELRTHPFYKNFKLTIETLSNRLPNGKTFLDFALRFRDAFKEVLIGKCFFEELGINYYGPIDGHNIKLLEYTIERTLNHPGPKVLHVVTKKGYGYKKSEENPTFYHSAPKFEISTGKSISKDISFTKIFSEEIVEIAKNDKNVVAITAAMPDGTGLTKFANEFPERFFDVGIAEQHAVTFAAGLSTQGLKPVVAIYSTFLQRAYDQVIHDVALQNLPVVFVLDRSGLCGPDGPTHHGAFDISFLLPIPNLHIFVPSDEIDLKNMLRHSIDLNKPAVIRYPKGKIIGKRNSASIDFEEPESINKGNKIAVLSIGPICWRCLDMIEKNNLTKEVSIFAFKKIKPWTEKTVKFFREILETHQKVITVEENSAIGGFGSYCLSVASKLGLADKFLDVLGFPDYFMPHGDNESILKQIGLDEENILKYIDSFLNPEKTTKKLENIAKKF, encoded by the coding sequence ATGGAAATTCTAAATAATTTAAAAGATCCAAAAGATGTTTCAAAATTAAACATAGATGAAAAGTTGAAATTAGCAAAGGAAATTAGAAAAACGATAATCAAGACTGTTAGCAAAAATGGTGGACATTTGTCTTCAAATTTAGGAGTTGTCGAATTAACAATAGCGCTTTTGTCCAAATTGGATTTATCAAAAGATTTTGTTATATTTGATGTCGGACACCAAATATACCCTTACAAATTATTGACAAATAGATTTGATAAATTCTCAACATTGAGACAATTCAACGGTATAAGCGGTTTTCCTAAAAGAGAAGAAAGTCCCTATGACTTTTTTGGAACAGGACATGCTGGAACTTCAATATCTGCTGCGTTAGGTGCTTGCATTGGAAAAGGGCTATTAAACAAAGAAGGCAGAGTGGTAGCTATTATTGGTGATGGTGCTATGACTTGTGGAATGGCTCTTGAGGCTTTCAATTATCTTGGGCATACAAAATCTGATTTAACAGTGATACTAAATCACAATGAAATGTCGATCTCACCAAATGTGGGAGCGCTAGCAAGAACTTTATTAGAACTTAGAACCCATCCTTTTTACAAAAATTTCAAATTAACAATAGAAACTCTTAGCAATAGATTACCAAACGGAAAAACATTTTTAGACTTTGCATTAAGATTTAGAGATGCTTTCAAAGAAGTTCTTATTGGAAAATGTTTCTTTGAAGAACTCGGCATAAATTATTATGGACCAATAGATGGTCATAATATAAAACTTCTAGAATATACCATAGAAAGAACTCTTAATCATCCTGGTCCAAAAGTATTACATGTAGTAACCAAAAAGGGTTATGGATACAAGAAATCTGAAGAGAATCCTACTTTTTATCACAGCGCACCTAAATTTGAAATTTCTACTGGCAAATCCATTAGTAAGGATATATCCTTTACTAAAATATTTTCCGAAGAAATTGTAGAAATTGCCAAAAATGATAAAAACGTTGTTGCTATAACGGCTGCAATGCCAGACGGTACTGGTCTTACAAAATTTGCAAATGAATTTCCAGAGAGATTTTTTGATGTTGGAATTGCAGAACAACATGCAGTAACCTTTGCTGCAGGTTTATCCACTCAAGGATTAAAACCTGTTGTTGCAATTTATTCTACTTTTCTACAGAGAGCCTACGATCAGGTAATTCATGACGTAGCTTTACAAAATTTGCCAGTAGTATTTGTATTAGACAGATCTGGATTGTGTGGACCAGATGGACCAACTCATCATGGTGCCTTCGATATATCTTTTTTACTGCCAATACCAAATTTACATATATTCGTTCCATCTGATGAAATTGATCTAAAGAATATGTTAAGGCATTCTATAGATCTCAATAAGCCAGCAGTAATCAGATACCCAAAGGGAAAAATTATTGGAAAAAGAAACAGCGCATCAATAGATTTTGAAGAACCAGAATCAATTAACAAAGGAAATAAAATTGCTGTCCTATCAATAGGGCCTATCTGTTGGAGATGTCTTGATATGATAGAAAAGAACAATCTAACAAAAGAAGTGAGCATATTTGCATTCAAAAAAATAAAGCCCTGGACTGAAAAAACTGTAAAATTTTTCAGAGAAATATTGGAAACACATCAAAAGGTTATTACTGTTGAAGAAAATTCCGCTATAGGTGGATTTGGTTCATATTGTTTGTCTGTAGCATCAAAATTGGGGCTAGCAGATAAGTTTTTAGATGTTTTAGGTTTCCCTGATTATTTTATGCCACATGGAGATAATGAATCTATATTAAAACAAATTGGGCTTGATGAGGAAAATATTTTAAAATATATAGACAGTTTTTTAAATCCAGAAAAAACAACCAAGAAATTAGAAAATATAGCAAAAAAATTCTAA
- a CDS encoding divergent PAP2 family protein — MNEFLANKLIWIPFTASLIAQILKMFYYWRKNHKINLRHLTEAGGMPSSHSALVSSLATVIGIKEGLNSSLFAVTIIFAFIVMYDAAGVRQAAGKQAKVLNKIINELSHKYYFREEHLRELIGHTPVEVIAGCFLGILVSLILMKY, encoded by the coding sequence TTGAATGAATTTCTAGCAAATAAATTAATATGGATACCATTCACAGCAAGCCTTATAGCTCAGATTTTAAAGATGTTTTATTATTGGAGGAAAAATCATAAAATCAATTTAAGACACCTCACTGAAGCTGGTGGCATGCCGTCTTCTCACAGCGCACTTGTTAGTTCATTGGCTACCGTAATAGGCATCAAAGAGGGTTTAAATAGTTCATTATTTGCTGTCACTATAATCTTTGCCTTTATTGTAATGTACGATGCCGCTGGTGTAAGACAGGCAGCTGGAAAACAAGCAAAAGTTTTAAATAAAATAATAAATGAACTTAGTCACAAATATTACTTTAGAGAAGAGCATCTTAGAGAACTTATTGGGCACACCCCTGTTGAAGTAATTGCTGGTTGTTTTTTGGGGATACTTGTTAGTTTGATACTTATGAAATATTAA
- a CDS encoding polyprenyl synthetase family protein: protein MYYNEKIEKIFQKQIDFIDNVISNFLAKLEEIPDKTKELIKYSILSGGKRIRPIFLINVIPKLNYDNVLGLKESILAIELMHCASLIHDDLPAIDNDDFRRGKLTLHKKYGEGLALLTGDALQIMPFNILSNIENSDLAIKLIRILSDKAGVKGMIGGQILDISNIENFEQIYNIMALKTGALFEASFMMGGVIGQLEDKQIINLEEIGKNIGLLFQIFDDEKDKDSGEKANIFKYASQETINRLKTQLINSIILKMKENFDVEFFKRYKWLLINKLGFNGELFE, encoded by the coding sequence CTGTATTACAACGAAAAGATAGAAAAAATCTTTCAAAAACAGATCGATTTTATTGACAATGTTATAAGCAATTTTTTAGCAAAGTTAGAAGAAATTCCCGATAAAACTAAAGAATTAATAAAATATAGCATCCTGAGTGGCGGTAAAAGAATAAGGCCTATTTTTCTGATCAACGTTATACCAAAATTAAATTACGATAATGTGCTCGGTCTTAAAGAAAGTATTTTAGCCATAGAGTTGATGCATTGTGCTTCTCTTATACATGATGACCTTCCAGCTATAGATAATGATGACTTCAGACGAGGCAAATTAACATTACATAAGAAATACGGAGAAGGCCTTGCTTTATTAACAGGAGATGCACTCCAAATAATGCCATTTAATATACTTTCAAATATAGAAAATAGTGATTTAGCAATCAAACTAATTAGGATCTTATCTGACAAAGCTGGAGTTAAAGGTATGATTGGAGGACAAATTTTAGATATATCAAATATAGAAAACTTTGAACAAATTTATAATATAATGGCTCTAAAAACAGGAGCTTTATTTGAAGCAAGCTTTATGATGGGCGGCGTTATTGGGCAATTAGAAGACAAACAAATAATAAATCTTGAAGAGATAGGAAAAAATATTGGTTTGCTCTTTCAAATATTTGACGATGAGAAAGATAAGGATAGCGGAGAAAAAGCAAATATATTTAAATATGCCAGTCAAGAAACTATAAATAGATTAAAAACTCAGCTTATTAATTCTATAATATTAAAGATGAAAGAAAACTTTGATGTTGAGTTTTTTAAAAGGTACAAGTGGCTATTAATTAATAAATTAGGTTTTAATGGAGAATTATTTGAATGA
- a CDS encoding AAA family ATPase, whose translation MYLQNLRIFGFKSFYKEFIFEFDKKLNVIIGPNGSGKSNIGESIKWVLGGRISSIRADSSIELLFSGYKNFKPVNYCEVEINFLNELEKNNTELNIKRYMSRGGINSYYINNVEVQKKQMTEILRPFGLGSTLFLIIDQGTVDKILNLNSDQLCQIFLESLGYGNYKAEKAELESKILEKEEQIETFNTELKKNKSKLEILYKDLKIYNIYIEISNKIDLLRKELVLREYDELIKKRLNTEKEQIDIKREYAKLLSYKKEVEDKYLKFKELNKNIESEMNAKNSILERINEEIHENEISLERLDGQIKLLESKLDLTIKNINSKKDKIKTINLINSENVQKLKNLKDLLPDMLKEKEPNEILQLLNIFEKNISEIEKNNSLLKELESKKITLNHFTNELSLNNTALKEISTKLCEKQRELSILEEQFNSNVMKLKNISKTLEKDQIFEEKRLNEKAELINYLTTKVSGILGFLEDLYNTEERYNIAVSVALGGFKRSLVLQSKSELNNLKNAAMKINKNLNVFVLDLVPNVFHHTIQEEILKKYNSKRLIELINFDSKLTKLFYNLIGNTLLLNSFEEAINLRNNESFWKFRLVTLDGEIFSTNGQIQLLEKNIKKPANLIEYKELKISTEGLNLKLQKLKENIQKLVLEQNSLNAQINIILREKERLEKEIKSLEITISNLNSTKTSFSQLDKDLYDLRENFQIVFELSKINERISTNEKKITTLNAELEDLENKVKEINKEIYTLKDEFQKKKKSKEESLNRKIFFEKEIKLLREQQIRYQETNFVVESSRLAQKESELLKKVFEIDNKMQSLNVKIEELINNNEFLKNINNTNIEMFKNKNYKDYSTEELQSTFSTLLKQRDELGPINFKVKENYEQLKEEIAEQETKIKSIKEILKESNLTIKSLDSHVNNELINSVQKINEKLGSYFKEIFNGNASLVSTKNPITNGIFLEIKIPGRKFLNMNMLSGGERAMISILLYVSLMENNQTPFCYFDEVDASLDEANLARFVNLLNILKEKKQLIVVTHQRITMEAADNLIGISKNMEGEISCITTKR comes from the coding sequence ATTTATCTTCAAAATTTAAGAATATTCGGTTTTAAAAGCTTTTATAAAGAATTTATATTTGAATTTGACAAAAAATTAAATGTAATAATAGGCCCAAATGGTTCTGGTAAAAGCAATATTGGAGAAAGCATAAAATGGGTACTTGGTGGTAGAATCTCTTCAATCAGAGCAGATTCATCGATTGAGCTGTTGTTTTCAGGATACAAAAATTTTAAACCTGTAAATTATTGTGAAGTTGAAATAAACTTTTTAAATGAATTAGAAAAAAACAATACTGAGCTAAACATAAAAAGATACATGTCAAGAGGCGGAATTAATAGCTACTATATAAACAATGTAGAAGTCCAAAAAAAACAAATGACAGAAATACTTAGACCATTTGGTCTTGGTTCAACTCTTTTTCTAATTATAGATCAAGGTACAGTTGACAAAATTTTAAACTTAAATTCTGATCAACTTTGTCAGATATTTTTAGAATCTTTAGGATATGGAAACTATAAAGCAGAAAAAGCTGAATTAGAATCAAAAATTTTAGAAAAGGAAGAACAAATTGAAACATTCAATACAGAATTGAAAAAAAACAAATCAAAACTAGAAATTCTTTACAAAGATTTAAAGATATACAACATTTACATTGAAATTTCTAACAAAATCGATTTATTAAGAAAAGAGTTAGTACTTAGAGAATACGATGAATTAATAAAGAAAAGGTTAAATACTGAAAAAGAACAAATAGATATTAAGAGAGAGTATGCAAAATTATTAAGTTATAAAAAAGAAGTTGAAGATAAGTATTTAAAATTTAAAGAACTAAATAAAAATATTGAAAGTGAAATGAATGCAAAAAATTCTATTTTAGAAAGAATTAACGAAGAAATACATGAAAACGAAATTTCTCTGGAAAGATTAGATGGTCAGATTAAACTGCTTGAATCAAAACTCGATTTAACCATTAAAAATATCAATTCAAAAAAAGATAAAATAAAAACAATAAACTTAATTAATTCAGAAAACGTTCAAAAATTAAAAAATTTAAAAGACCTTTTACCAGATATGCTTAAAGAAAAAGAACCTAATGAAATTTTACAACTACTTAATATTTTCGAAAAAAATATTTCTGAAATTGAAAAAAATAACTCATTATTGAAAGAACTTGAGTCTAAAAAAATAACTCTCAATCACTTCACTAATGAACTAAGCCTTAATAACACTGCGTTAAAAGAGATATCAACTAAATTATGCGAAAAACAAAGGGAACTTTCAATTTTAGAAGAACAATTTAATAGTAATGTTATGAAACTAAAAAATATAAGTAAAACATTAGAAAAAGATCAAATATTTGAAGAAAAAAGATTAAACGAAAAAGCTGAACTTATTAATTATTTAACAACTAAAGTAAGTGGCATTTTAGGTTTTCTCGAAGATTTATATAATACAGAAGAAAGATATAATATTGCAGTAAGTGTAGCGCTAGGCGGTTTTAAAAGATCTTTAGTTTTGCAAAGCAAAAGCGAATTGAACAATCTGAAGAACGCTGCAATGAAAATAAATAAAAATTTAAACGTTTTCGTTCTAGATCTTGTACCAAATGTTTTCCATCATACTATTCAAGAAGAAATCTTAAAAAAATATAATTCAAAACGACTAATTGAACTAATTAATTTTGATAGTAAATTAACAAAACTCTTTTATAATCTTATTGGTAATACTCTCTTATTAAATTCTTTTGAAGAGGCAATAAATTTAAGAAATAACGAATCGTTTTGGAAGTTTAGACTAGTAACTTTGGATGGAGAAATTTTTTCAACAAATGGTCAAATACAACTTTTAGAAAAAAATATTAAAAAACCAGCAAACTTAATTGAATATAAAGAATTAAAAATTTCAACAGAAGGATTAAACTTAAAACTTCAAAAATTAAAGGAAAATATCCAAAAGTTAGTTCTTGAACAAAATTCACTTAATGCTCAAATAAATATTATCTTACGAGAAAAAGAAAGATTAGAAAAAGAAATCAAGTCATTAGAAATTACGATATCTAACTTAAATAGTACTAAAACATCCTTTTCTCAATTAGATAAAGATTTATACGATTTAAGAGAAAATTTCCAAATAGTTTTTGAACTTAGTAAAATAAATGAAAGAATCTCAACTAATGAAAAGAAGATTACTACACTTAATGCAGAACTAGAGGACTTAGAAAATAAAGTAAAAGAAATAAATAAAGAAATATACACTTTAAAAGATGAATTTCAAAAGAAGAAAAAATCTAAAGAAGAATCTTTAAACCGTAAAATATTTTTTGAAAAAGAGATCAAACTCTTAAGAGAACAACAAATCAGATATCAGGAAACGAATTTTGTAGTAGAATCTAGTAGGTTAGCACAAAAGGAATCTGAACTTTTAAAAAAGGTTTTTGAAATTGATAATAAAATGCAATCATTAAATGTGAAAATAGAAGAGTTAATAAATAATAATGAATTTTTAAAAAATATTAACAATACAAATATAGAAATGTTTAAAAATAAAAACTATAAAGATTACTCAACAGAAGAGCTCCAAAGTACCTTTAGCACACTTTTAAAACAAAGAGATGAATTAGGACCAATAAATTTTAAAGTTAAAGAAAATTATGAACAGCTAAAAGAAGAAATTGCTGAACAGGAAACAAAAATAAAAAGTATTAAAGAAATTCTTAAAGAATCAAATTTAACTATAAAATCATTGGATAGCCATGTAAATAATGAACTTATCAATTCAGTGCAAAAAATAAATGAAAAATTGGGATCTTACTTTAAAGAGATCTTCAATGGAAATGCCTCATTAGTATCTACCAAAAATCCCATAACAAATGGCATATTTTTGGAGATAAAAATACCCGGAAGAAAGTTTTTAAACATGAACATGTTGTCCGGTGGAGAAAGAGCAATGATTTCAATTTTACTTTATGTGTCTCTGATGGAAAATAATCAAACACCTTTTTGTTATTTTGATGAAGTAGATGCATCATTAGATGAAGCAAACCTTGCAAGGTTTGTAAACTTGTTAAATATTTTAAAAGAAAAAAAACAGTTAATCGTAGTTACTCATCAACGAATTACAATGGAAGCAGCTGACAATTTGATTGGTATTTCAAAAAATATGGAGGGAGAAATAAGCTGTATTACAACGAAAAGATAG
- a CDS encoding DUF362 domain-containing protein → MNVKINFKSYICVGCDSCVLMCPVSAISLVNFKVFFDYSKCIKCKFCEFVCPMGAIEIED, encoded by the coding sequence TTGAACGTAAAAATCAATTTTAAATCTTATATATGTGTTGGTTGTGATTCATGTGTTTTAATGTGCCCTGTTAGCGCAATAAGCCTAGTAAATTTTAAAGTTTTTTTTGATTATAGTAAATGTATAAAATGCAAATTTTGTGAATTTGTTTGCCCTATGGGCGCCATAGAAATTGAAGATTAA
- a CDS encoding 4Fe-4S binding protein produces MAKGIAVVFSIDPDLCEACGACVLICPTGAIFISEKDIEFSVIDPDKCQGCGVCAIVCPNGAVKEKLNEP; encoded by the coding sequence TTGGCAAAGGGGATAGCTGTAGTTTTTTCAATAGATCCAGATTTGTGTGAAGCGTGTGGCGCTTGTGTTCTTATTTGTCCAACGGGAGCTATTTTTATAAGCGAAAAGGACATTGAATTTTCAGTAATTGATCCGGATAAGTGCCAAGGTTGTGGAGTTTGTGCGATTGTATGCCCAAATGGAGCTGTTAAAGAAAAGTTAAATGAACCTTAA
- the ftsY gene encoding signal recognition particle-docking protein FtsY, which produces MFLFDKVKEALTKTRRVFSSVVGMESIDWDEILEKFLLVDVGADVAQEIVRDAKKRWLNAAPIEIALKEAIEDFLPEGKPQLFFTDSHPCVWLLIGVNGSGKTTTCAKLAKYSIDEFKANPLLVAADTFRAAAIDQLKIWGEKLNIDVISQKENSDPAAVVFDGLKAGKSRRKNPIIIDTAGRLHTKDNLMEELKKIERVINKEIEGEPSEVLLVLDASTGYNAVKQAEVFSKSLNVTGIILTKLDSSAKGGYVLNITKKFNIPVKFIGLGEGIEDLVPFDKAQYAEGLIP; this is translated from the coding sequence TTGTTCCTATTCGATAAAGTTAAAGAAGCACTAACCAAAACAAGAAGAGTTTTTAGCTCTGTTGTAGGGATGGAAAGTATAGATTGGGATGAAATACTTGAAAAATTTTTGCTTGTTGATGTTGGTGCTGATGTTGCTCAAGAGATTGTTAGAGATGCTAAAAAAAGGTGGTTAAATGCTGCTCCTATTGAAATTGCACTTAAAGAAGCGATAGAGGATTTTTTACCGGAAGGAAAACCACAACTTTTTTTTACTGATTCGCATCCTTGTGTTTGGCTTCTAATAGGTGTTAATGGGAGTGGAAAAACTACTACATGTGCCAAACTTGCAAAATACTCTATAGATGAATTCAAAGCTAATCCTTTACTTGTTGCTGCTGATACTTTTAGAGCTGCTGCAATAGATCAGTTGAAAATTTGGGGAGAAAAGCTAAATATTGACGTTATTTCTCAAAAAGAAAATTCTGATCCTGCAGCTGTGGTTTTTGATGGTTTAAAAGCTGGTAAAAGCAGGAGAAAAAATCCTATTATTATAGATACTGCAGGCAGACTTCACACAAAAGATAACTTAATGGAAGAGCTCAAAAAGATAGAACGAGTAATAAATAAAGAGATAGAAGGTGAACCATCTGAAGTTTTACTGGTGTTAGATGCCTCTACAGGATATAATGCTGTAAAGCAGGCTGAAGTTTTTAGTAAATCTTTAAATGTAACGGGTATAATTCTTACAAAATTAGATAGTTCTGCAAAAGGTGGTTATGTGTTAAATATTACAAAAAAGTTTAATATTCCAGTTAAATTTATTGGCCTAGGAGAAGGTATAGAAGATCTTGTGCCTTTCGACAAAGCTCAATATGCAGAGGGGTTGATCCCATAA
- the ffh gene encoding signal recognition particle protein: MLSDFSEKIQSLFKKFRGYGKLTEKEINEICRDIRLLFLESDIALSATKKIVEEIKNRLSTLEFTTETSPGTLVSNIVREELINLLGKPGGIDFSEKPTLVMMVGIQGSGKTTTSAKIANYFATKENKKPLLVGADVRRPAAQLQLEKLSQQIKVPFFTDKDPFLACEGALNLARSKGYDLIIVDTAGRTHVDEELLDELKALNERFHPKNNILVIDSMMGQEATKVAKAFFETIPLTGAILTKFDGDARGGAAFSLREVTGVPLIFLGVGEKIQNLEKFDPVRVVNRIVGMGDIEGLIEKVSDIKIDTSKKPPEEIEKWNFDTFLESMRQIRKMGPLEELLSMIPGFSSIKQMKDMIPDEKQMKRIEAVMLSMTPKERKKPEIIDASRKRRIAKGSGTSIQEVNQLLKQYEMFKKMFKSKNLKKGIKLPNFPIGRI; encoded by the coding sequence ATGCTTTCTGATTTTAGTGAAAAGATTCAAAGTCTTTTCAAAAAATTTAGAGGTTATGGTAAACTAACAGAGAAAGAGATTAATGAAATTTGCAGAGATATAAGGCTTTTATTCCTTGAGTCTGATATTGCATTATCAGCTACTAAAAAAATTGTAGAAGAGATTAAAAATCGCTTAAGTACTTTAGAATTTACTACTGAAACGTCTCCTGGCACTTTAGTTTCTAATATAGTCAGAGAAGAATTAATCAACCTTCTTGGAAAACCAGGTGGTATTGATTTTTCGGAAAAACCTACTTTAGTAATGATGGTAGGTATTCAAGGAAGCGGAAAAACAACAACTTCTGCAAAGATTGCTAATTATTTTGCCACAAAAGAAAATAAAAAACCCTTGCTCGTTGGTGCTGATGTGAGAAGACCTGCTGCACAGCTACAATTAGAAAAATTATCTCAACAGATAAAGGTTCCCTTTTTTACAGATAAAGATCCATTTTTAGCTTGCGAAGGAGCTTTAAATCTGGCAAGATCTAAAGGATATGATTTGATAATAGTTGATACTGCTGGTCGTACACATGTTGATGAAGAACTTCTTGATGAGCTCAAGGCTTTAAACGAGAGATTTCATCCAAAAAATAATATCTTAGTTATTGATTCTATGATGGGACAAGAAGCAACAAAAGTTGCAAAAGCTTTTTTTGAGACTATTCCTTTGACGGGTGCAATATTAACAAAGTTTGATGGTGATGCAAGAGGTGGAGCAGCTTTTTCTTTAAGAGAAGTTACTGGTGTACCACTAATTTTTTTAGGTGTAGGAGAGAAAATACAAAACCTTGAAAAGTTCGATCCTGTAAGGGTAGTGAACAGGATTGTAGGTATGGGCGATATTGAGGGCTTAATTGAAAAAGTGTCAGACATTAAAATTGATACTAGTAAAAAACCTCCAGAAGAAATAGAAAAGTGGAATTTTGATACCTTTTTAGAAAGTATGCGTCAGATTAGAAAAATGGGACCTCTGGAAGAGCTCTTGTCAATGATACCTGGTTTTTCGAGTATTAAACAAATGAAAGATATGATACCAGATGAGAAACAAATGAAACGGATTGAGGCAGTAATGTTATCTATGACTCCAAAAGAAAGAAAGAAACCTGAAATAATAGATGCAAGCAGAAAAAGAAGAATTGCAAAAGGTTCGGGAACTTCAATTCAAGAAGTTAATCAACTTTTGAAGCAATACGAGATGTTTAAAAAGATGTTTAAATCAAAAAATTTAAAGAAGGGCATAAAATTACCAAATTTTCCAATAGGAAGGATTTAA
- the rpsP gene encoding 30S ribosomal protein S16, whose product MVRIRLQRVGSKNRPLYRIVVAEKRDPLNGKTQDVIGFYNPLPEKALFKIDVEKYNNYISKGAKPSETVEKLFAKFINSKG is encoded by the coding sequence GTGGTTAGAATTCGTCTCCAGCGTGTAGGTTCAAAAAATAGGCCATTGTATCGAATTGTGGTTGCTGAGAAAAGAGATCCGTTAAATGGCAAAACCCAAGATGTAATAGGATTTTACAATCCCTTACCAGAAAAAGCATTATTTAAAATTGATGTTGAAAAGTATAATAACTATATTTCGAAAGGTGCTAAACCTTCAGAAACAGTTGAAAAGTTGTTTGCAAAGTTTATTAATTCTAAGGGTTAA
- a CDS encoding KH domain-containing protein — translation MTDFLKITIKNLVEHPAEVLINESVEENNVFYEVYLKSEDIGRVIGKHGQIIDSIRQILKAVGKKKGINYFVEIKELLVKN, via the coding sequence TTGACTGATTTTTTAAAGATTACAATAAAAAATTTGGTAGAGCATCCTGCAGAGGTATTAATAAATGAATCTGTAGAGGAAAATAACGTTTTTTATGAAGTTTATCTTAAATCAGAAGACATAGGAAGAGTAATTGGCAAACACGGTCAAATAATAGATTCAATAAGACAAATATTAAAAGCAGTAGGAAAGAAGAAGGGTATTAATTATTTTGTAGAAATCAAAGAACTTTTAGTTAAAAATTGA
- the trmD gene encoding tRNA (guanosine(37)-N1)-methyltransferase TrmD, translated as MNSYYVLTLFPEIFNTYFSIGLAKKGLEKGLFSINIINLRDFTKDKFKKVDDYPFGGSSGLVLQVQPIVDAINYVESMCPDVIFFYPSPRGEVLKQKMLFEISKKFDKICFLCGHYKGVDERIFKLKEIKEISVGDYVLNSGEIATMVLLDGLLRLIPGFIGNEKCIMEDSISSYLLESPNYTRPREIFGKAVPNVLLSGHHKNIKFWQMKESFKKTIKSKPYLILGKSFDKSEKAAFAQAKEEILKELYSGG; from the coding sequence ATGAATTCTTATTATGTTTTAACGCTATTTCCTGAGATATTTAATACCTATTTTAGTATTGGTCTTGCAAAAAAAGGTTTAGAGAAGGGTCTATTTAGTATAAATATTATTAATCTTAGAGATTTTACAAAAGATAAGTTTAAAAAAGTCGATGATTACCCGTTTGGAGGATCTTCAGGCCTGGTTTTACAAGTTCAACCTATTGTAGATGCTATTAATTACGTTGAAAGTATGTGTCCTGATGTGATCTTTTTTTATCCTTCTCCAAGAGGCGAAGTTTTAAAACAAAAAATGCTTTTTGAAATTTCCAAAAAGTTTGATAAAATATGTTTTTTGTGTGGTCATTATAAAGGAGTAGATGAAAGAATATTCAAGTTAAAAGAGATAAAAGAAATTTCTGTTGGTGATTATGTTTTGAATTCTGGTGAAATAGCTACAATGGTTTTGTTGGATGGTTTATTGAGATTAATACCAGGATTTATAGGGAATGAAAAGTGTATAATGGAAGATTCGATTTCAAGTTACCTTTTAGAATCTCCAAATTATACAAGGCCAAGAGAAATTTTTGGCAAGGCAGTTCCAAATGTTTTGTTAAGTGGACATCACAAGAATATTAAATTTTGGCAAATGAAAGAATCTTTCAAAAAGACTATAAAGTCTAAACCTTATTTAATTTTAGGAAAAAGCTTTGACAAGAGTGAAAAAGCAGCTTTTGCACAAGCGAAAGAAGAAATTTTAAAAGAATTGTATTCAGGAGGCTAG
- the rplS gene encoding 50S ribosomal protein L19: MSQELIKKVESKFLKETVPTFNVGDTVKVYVKVKEGEKERTQVFEGIVIAKKNGGLRESFVVRKISYGVGVEKSFMLHSPNVEKIEVIRKGKAKKAKLYYLRDKIGKLASHVKEKF, translated from the coding sequence ATGTCACAGGAACTTATTAAAAAAGTAGAGTCAAAATTTCTTAAAGAAACTGTGCCAACATTTAACGTTGGTGATACAGTGAAAGTTTATGTAAAGGTAAAAGAGGGTGAAAAGGAAAGAACTCAGGTATTTGAAGGAATAGTTATTGCAAAGAAGAATGGTGGATTACGAGAGAGTTTTGTTGTTAGAAAGATATCATATGGAGTAGGTGTAGAGAAGAGTTTTATGCTTCACTCACCTAACGTTGAAAAAATTGAAGTAATTCGAAAGGGTAAGGCTAAAAAGGCAAAACTTTATTATCTTAGAGATAAGATCGGAAAACTTGCATCTCATGTAAAAGAGAAATTTTAA